In Deinococcus irradiatisoli, the genomic stretch CCGGGGAGGACGTGGCCGAGTTGCAGTCGCACGGCAGTCCGGCGGTGCTGGCCCGGTTACTCAGCCGGGTGCTGGAGGTGGGTGCCCGTTCGGCGCGGCCCGGCGAATTCACCCTGCGCGCCTACCTGGGCGGGCGGCTCGATCTGACGCAGGCCGAAGCGGTGCTCTCGCTGATCAACGCCCAGACCGACACCGCCCGGCGGCAGGCGGCGCTGGGCCTGAGCGGGTCGCTGGCCGAGCGGGTGGCCGGGATCGCCCGCGACCTGACCCGCACCCTGGCGGCCATTCAGGCGATGCTCGATTACCCGGAAGAAGGGGTGCCGGAAGAGGAGCGCGACGCGCCTCTGGAGCGCGCCGAGCAGGAACTCACCGAACTCGTCGGCACCGCCCGCGCCGGGCAGGTCGCCACCCGTGGCGCGCGGCTGGCCCTGCTGGGCCGCCCCAACGCCGGCAAGTCGAGCCTGCTCAACGCCCTGCTCGGCTACGAGCGCAGCATCGTCACGCCGCTGGCCGGCACCACCCGCGACTACCTCGAAGCGCAGCTCGAACTGGCCGGGGTGCCGATCACCCTGGTCGACACGGCGGGCCTGCGCGACACCGACGACGAGATCGAGGCGGCGGGCGTGCGCCAGGCCCGATTACTGGGCCAGAACGCCGATCTGGTGCTGCTGCTGGAAGATGGCCGCGCCGAGCGCGAGGAGCCGGCGGTGCACCTCGACGTGCCGACCTTACTGGTACAGACCAAGATCGACCTCGGTGCGACCTGGCACGACGGGCGCTTCCTGCCGGTCAGCGCCGTGACGGGGGAGGGCCTGCCGGAACTGCGCGAGGCGGTGCGCGCCGCCCTGCTCGGCAGCGTGACGCGTGGGGAAGCCTGGCTGACCACCGAGCGCCAGGCTGACGCTGCCCGCCGCGCCCTGACCCATGTCGGCGCGGCCCGCCACCTGCCCGACGATCTGGCGGGCTACGAACTCGAACAGGCTTTGCAGGCGCTGGCCGAGCTGACCGGCCACGACGTGCAGGAAGACGTGGTGGACGCGGTGTTCCGGAATTTCTGCGTGGGCAAGTAAGGGTTACAGCCGCAGCCGGGCGTACTGCTCGTCCGGCACGCCCAGCGCCTGCATGTGCTGTCGCAGCTGCTCCTCGAGTCGCCGCCGCTCGTCTGGCTGGCTGGCTGCCAGATTGATGCCCTGCTCCGGGTCGCGGGCGGTGTGGTAGAGCAGGTCCTCGCGCGGCGCCGAGAGCCCCAGCACGTCGCCGGAGCGCACCGGCATGCGCCACTGCGGGGTGTCCACGCCGGGAATGAAGTGCC encodes the following:
- the mnmE gene encoding tRNA uridine-5-carboxymethylaminomethyl(34) synthesis GTPase MnmE; this translates as MTGLTDTIAAVATAPGSAGVGIVRVSGPAALTVADAVFRGRRRPSRTPGGRFLYGAFVGEDGETLDEGLCLVFRSPHSYTGEDVAELQSHGSPAVLARLLSRVLEVGARSARPGEFTLRAYLGGRLDLTQAEAVLSLINAQTDTARRQAALGLSGSLAERVAGIARDLTRTLAAIQAMLDYPEEGVPEEERDAPLERAEQELTELVGTARAGQVATRGARLALLGRPNAGKSSLLNALLGYERSIVTPLAGTTRDYLEAQLELAGVPITLVDTAGLRDTDDEIEAAGVRQARLLGQNADLVLLLEDGRAEREEPAVHLDVPTLLVQTKIDLGATWHDGRFLPVSAVTGEGLPELREAVRAALLGSVTRGEAWLTTERQADAARRALTHVGAARHLPDDLAGYELEQALQALAELTGHDVQEDVVDAVFRNFCVGK